Genomic window (Spirosoma sp. KCTC 42546):
AGCCAGATACGCCCTAAGTTGATCAACAAAGGCGGAATCATCCTCAACAATAAGACACGAATACATGAGAAGTTACGGTTTATAACAAGTTACTTGGTAAAGACCATAAATATCAGGCCAAAATGACTGAATAAGTTATGGTTAATGGCATAAAAAAGATTTTTACTGTCAGTAACCGCTAATATGCATAGAATAAGGGCTTATTGATATACTAACAAGTGTATTGTTATATCAATATTTTATTGAATAATATACATAGGAAAGATTTAGTGCCAAACTTAAAAGGTGCAAACGTAGCAGGTATTCTCAACCCAGATAGCCATGCTAGCCGTAGTGAGTGAGCGGGTAGTACGAAGGGTTAATAGGTAAGAAAGTGTGAATGAGTTCTGTTGATAGGTAACATATAATTTGCATTAAATATAGGATCAGTCTTTGTCATAAAGTATAAGTAAAATAGTGGTCAGATTGGGCGCTATAAATATCGGGCCAAAAATCAATGTCGCTCTGAATACCAATGACCTAAACCTTCAGATTTTATCATCTAAAAGCGGTGAATTGGCCCTTATAACGCTGTTTTGGCGTTGAAAAGAAGTGAATAGACGCGTGTATGTTTTCTGGAAACCATCCTACACATCTCAGTATCGTTCACAAGGGAAAATGCCATATACGTATACTAAAAACAGCTGTATACCTATAATTTCTTCTAAAATGGCCTAAAGTAAATCTTACTAGGACGCATTGGCATCAGTTTGGCTAACCATATAGTAACTGATATCTTATAATGAATACCTATTTCTAGAAAAAGAATCGGTTTTAGTATAATGATCAATATTTGTCACTAAGAGCTGTATAAATGAGTATATATTTGCGCGACTACATACACTCATGGTGGGTATATCGTTGATTGACACCACAGATTACAGGTTTCTGAGTATGTAATACGATTCGCCGTTCGGTGCCTGGTCACAAGGTTTTTAGTGCAACACCCACCGGTTACTTGTCAATGATCTTGAAAGAGTTTTACGCTATTGAAAACTTATATAAGCAACCGGTTAATATCATGCGTATTGGTATGCGATGCCCCTTACTTGTTCTGGTACTGATTTTTGCCGGGGAATTGGCGCAGGCACAACTGTATCTTGTTAATGGTAGATGAAGCATCCGGTATTGATTGGTACCCTGCTTACGGAAACACCAGCGGGCTTGGGTAAGTACCAACTGTCATTTACCCATGAAGATAATGTAGGCTATACGGTAAAGGTGAGTAGGCGACACCATTACTGTTAAGCTACTGATTACACCTACCGATATAACCCAATGCTCGTTCACAGTTATACAAACGGTGCTCATCAGTTCGGTGGAGTGTACCCCATTGCTTGGTAGTATTGGCGATTTCGTCTGGAATGACCAGAACAAAGACGGGCAACAGGATTCGAATGAACCCGGCGTTGATGGCGTAATCGTACGGCTATTACAGGAAACAACTCCCGGTAACTACACCGTCGTTTCGACAACCGTGACCTCAGGTGATGGCGCTTACCTGTTCCCGAGCTTGCCAGAAGGAACCTATGTAGTTGAATTTGACAAAACAACGCTGCCCGCCAACTTTACCTTAACCACTGTTAACGCATTAGGCGTAACTAGTTCATTGGATAGCGATGCTGACCCCCTTACCGGACGCTCTGGTTTGATTGCGTTAGTGCCTACGAATCCTGCCCTGCGCGATAGGTTAACAATCGACGCTGGGATTGTTAATTCAGATTGTCCACCTACTGTGAAGTGCATACCTATTGCGATCAAACGAATTCGATAAACAAGCCGTAACTCCGTTTTCTTAACCTAAAAATGTATTATGTCTCCTACCGTATTTCTTGAATCACTGAATTCCTTTTTTAATCTGTCTAACGCAATACTCCATCAAACCCATCTTGATAGAAAAAACACGAGTGTTTTGGGCGATATGGTGGGATTGAGCCACAATAGTGTACGGAATCGATACCGTAATCCTAAGCTTTGGCGCATTAGCGAAATCAAAGTCCTGGCAGATCATTACCATCTGCCCACCCGCAGTTGCACGCATATGCATAATACACTGCCGGATTTGGTTGGGTATCTACAGCAATTGCCTTCTCAGGAACGTCGTAAATTTGAGCGGTTGAGCCAGGTCAAAACGATTAATATGGCAAAGCGCTTAAATGATGACTGGTCACTTCTGGATCTCGAAAAAATACAGAGCGGATTTAAACAGTGGGTTACTAAATAGCTGTTTATCAGAAAGCTAACTAAAGTAAGTTCTGTAGATTCTCGTGAATGCCGTTGATTCTTTATTGGTTGATTATCAGCATGGTTCATGAGAATCTATAGAAACTAGTTTGGGAAACGCTAGGATTGCGTCTTGAATGCATTGGCTAAGGCCTGCAAGGTTGGACTAAGATTGGATAGCTTGTAGCAGATAGCGGCATTGATGACAACCTCCGTGAGGGGTGATCCATCCGCATTGACCAGGTCTTTACAAACGACACCCGGAATAGCGGAGGTATCAAAAAAGGTAGGTACTACGGCAATCCCAATCCCTAAACTGACCAGCCCACTGAGTAATTCGATTGACGAAACCTCCTGAACGATAGCGCCTTCCCGGCTGAATCCGGCTTTTTTACACATTCGCTCAATATCATCGTAAACGGTGTGAATGGCTCGGTTAATATCTACCCATTTTTCATCCCTGAGTTGATCAACAGTGAGTATATCCTTATGGGCGAGCGGATGGTTCCTGGCTAACATCACTTTAAGATAACCCGGTTTTAACGCAATGCCATCCAACTGATTGTAGTGGAAAGGCAGCAACGTTACCCCCAGATCAAGTTGCCCATCCATCAGAGCATCCTGCACCGCCAAGTGAGTTGGGAACTCAATGATTTTTAGATCTATATCCGGAAAACGTTGCGAGCAAACGGTCAGAATGTCCAGAATTCGGCTCCTGATCATCATTCGGTAGGTACCCAATTTTATTTCTTTCTGAGTCAGCCCAATTTTCCGGGTAGCCTCAATGGCCTTTTCTGAGGCCTGTAAAATCTTTCTGGCCTCCTGTAAGAAAAACGATCCAGCTTTAGTGAGCTCAACTTTACGAAGCAACCTGCGTTTCTCCCGTAAAAATAGTTCTACGCCCACTTCCGCTTCCAATAGCTGGATTTGTTGACTAAGAGCGGGTTGTGAAACGGAAAGCTTGTGAGCTGCCCGGCCAAAGTGCAATTCTTCCGCAACAGCCACATAATAGCGTAATCGCCTTAGCTCCATCGGTACGTTTAGTCCAATAAGTTTTTCTTATTACAAGATTACAAAAAACGATTAGACTTTAGCTTTATTTTTTTAGATTATTGTAAGCTATTGGTGGTTGTAAACGACTACCTCCTTTTGACTTCACATGATAAGTCATCTACTTAAATCGGGATGCATATTTATTCTGCTGATTACAATCAGTAGGTATACGGCAGCGCAAAAGTCGGATAGCCCACCCGCGCCGGGATTGTCGTTTGTTGGTCAATTGAACGTGAAAGTAGGTGCACCTTATGTGGTAGGCGAAACCCCGCATGGTCTACGCCGGATTATTCCGATCCTTGGCGGCACCGTTGATGGCCCCAATCTAAAAGGCGAAATCCTGAGCGGTGGAGCCGACTGGCAAATTGTTCGGAAAGATGGGGTAGCCGAACTGGAAGCCCACTATCAGTTTAAAACCGACGATGGCGTTATTATCTATGTCAAAAACGTGGGCTTGCGTGTTGCCACGCCCGAAGTAGCCGCCCGTATAGGCCGGGGTGAACAGGTAAGTCCAACAGAATACTATTTCCGGGCCGTTCCCAGGTTTGAAGCACCACCTGGAAAGTACGACTGGATGAACAACGCGATTTTTATCTGTACGGCCTTTCGGAACCCGGAAACCGTAGTTATTCAAGTTTGGAAGGTCCTTTAATCGCTTCTTTACCTCTTTATCTTACTTTCCGCATGGCTGATCAGTCGAAATGGCTAAACGTTGAGGAACGAGACGACCTCCTGCTGGTTCAACTTACCCGACCCGAAAAACGGAATGCCATCAATGACACCCTGTTGCTCAGTCTGGAGGCTGTTTTTTCGACGGTTCCGGAAGGCGTAAAATGCGCTGTTCTGTATGCTGAAGGTCCACATTTTAGTGCGGGGCTTGATCTGTCGGAGTTACAGGAGCGGGATGTGATCGAGGGTCTGCACCATTCGCGGATGTGGCACCGGGTGCTGGATCGTATTCAGTTTGGTACAGTGCCGGTAGTGGCCGTGCTGAAAGGAGCCTGTGTGGGCGGTGGCCTCGAAATCGCTTCGGCCTGCCATATCCGGGTTGCTGAACAGAGCACATTTTATGCCTTGCCGGAGGGTCAGCGAGGCATTTTTGTAGGCGGTGGTGCTTCCGTCAGACTGCCGAAGCTGATTGGGATGGCGCGGATGGCCGATATGATGTTCACCGGTCGGGTTATTTCGGCCGATGAAGGCATCTGGATGGGCCTCTCACAGTATCTGGCGCTTGACGGCGACGGGCTGACTAAAGGGATTGAACTGGCTACCAAAATTGCCCAGAACGCGCCCATGACCAATTACGCCCTGATGCATGTACTACCCCGCATTGCCGATTCGACCCAATCGGAAGGGCTATTGCTCGAAAGCCTGATGGCCACCATCGCGCAATCATCGCCGGAGGCCAAGCAACGGCTCCGTGATTTTTTGGAAGGACGAGCGAAAAAAGTTGGAGAATGAAACAGGTATACGGTTTATTGTTTTCGGTGGCTACTACGCCACATCCTCAGTCTGTGAGGATACAGAATCATTATAAACCTCAAACCGTAAACCAAAAATCATATACCAATGTCTTTTAAACAGATAGCTTTCGGTCCAACCAAAACCCACAAGACGATTCATCCCGACGGGTCAACCCGATTGCGGCTGGATCAACCGTTGGGTTCGTATCCCGAGAAGCTGACGGAAAAGCTGGTTTATTGGGCACAAATCCAACCGGATCACACATTTCTGGCTCGGCGGGATGCGTTTGGGGAGTGGGTTCGGTATTCGTATAAACAAACACTCGATGCCGTCAGGGCGATTGCGCAGTATTTGCTGGATCAGAAGCTGGGGCCGGATGATACGATCGTTATTTTGTCCGAAAACAGCCTTGAACACGCATTACTGGCCTTAGCTGCGGTTCACGTAGGGATCACCTATTCGCCGATTTCGCCCGCCTATTCGCTGATGTCGAAGGATTTGGGGCGCTTGCAACACTGTCTGGAGTGCATGACGCCAAAGGTCATTTTCGCGCAGGATAGTCGGGTTTACAGTCAGGCATTGGCACTAGCGAAGTCGTTGTTTCCGGAGGCTGTTAGTAGTTCGACAGATTCGGGCAGCGAAATCAACTTTGCGGAAATACTCCAAACAATACCTACTCCGGCTGTTGAACAGGCATTTGCCAACGTGAAGGCCGATACGGTTGCGAAAGTCCTGTTTACGTCTGGCTCAACCGGGCTGCCGAAGGGCGTCATCAACACGCAGCAGATGTGGTGCGCTAACTTGCAGCAGATCACGCAGGTGTTTCCGTTTATGATGACCGAGCCACCCGTAATGATCGACTGGCTTCCCTGGAATCATACCTTCGGAGGTAACCATAACGTTGGGCTGGCCCTTTATAACGGCGGAACGCTTTACATTGACGATGGCAAGCCGACGCCCGCAGGCATTGAAACGACGGTGAAGAACTTACGGGAGATTTCGCCGACCGTTTACTTCAACGTACCAAAAGGGTTTGAGATGCTTATTCCCTATTTCGAACGCGAACCCAGGCTTCGTCAAACTTTTTTTGCCCGGATGAACATGCTGTTTTATGCGGGGGCTAGCCTGGCGCAACCCATCTGGAATCGCTGGGAGGAGTTGGCAGTTGAAACCATCGGCGAGCGAATTCCAATCATCACGGGGCTAGGCTGTACCGAATCTGGGCCATCAGCCTTGTTTGCCAACTGGGGTGGTAGTTTTTCGGGCTTGCTGGGCGTACCCGTAGCGGGCATGGACGTGAAGCTAGTACCCGACGGCGATAAACTCGAAGCTCGCTACAAAGCGCCTAACGTCACGCCTGGTTACTGGCGAAATGCCGAAGCCACGCAAAAGTCGTTTGATGAGGAAGGCTTCTACCAAACCGGCGACGCCGTAAAATTCCTCGACGAGAGTAATCCTGATAAAGGCCTTGTCTTTGATGGCCGTATTGCCGAAGAT
Coding sequences:
- a CDS encoding SdrD B-like domain-containing protein, with amino-acid sequence MLISSVECTPLLGSIGDFVWNDQNKDGQQDSNEPGVDGVIVRLLQETTPGNYTVVSTTVTSGDGAYLFPSLPEGTYVVEFDKTTLPANFTLTTVNALGVTSSLDSDADPLTGRSGLIALVPTNPALRDRLTIDAGIVNSDCPPTVKCIPIAIKRIR
- a CDS encoding LysR substrate-binding domain-containing protein, with the translated sequence MELRRLRYYVAVAEELHFGRAAHKLSVSQPALSQQIQLLEAEVGVELFLREKRRLLRKVELTKAGSFFLQEARKILQASEKAIEATRKIGLTQKEIKLGTYRMMIRSRILDILTVCSQRFPDIDLKIIEFPTHLAVQDALMDGQLDLGVTLLPFHYNQLDGIALKPGYLKVMLARNHPLAHKDILTVDQLRDEKWVDINRAIHTVYDDIERMCKKAGFSREGAIVQEVSSIELLSGLVSLGIGIAVVPTFFDTSAIPGVVCKDLVNADGSPLTEVVINAAICYKLSNLSPTLQALANAFKTQS
- a CDS encoding DUF3237 domain-containing protein — its product is MISHLLKSGCIFILLITISRYTAAQKSDSPPAPGLSFVGQLNVKVGAPYVVGETPHGLRRIIPILGGTVDGPNLKGEILSGGADWQIVRKDGVAELEAHYQFKTDDGVIIYVKNVGLRVATPEVAARIGRGEQVSPTEYYFRAVPRFEAPPGKYDWMNNAIFICTAFRNPETVVIQVWKVL
- a CDS encoding crotonase/enoyl-CoA hydratase family protein — its product is MADQSKWLNVEERDDLLLVQLTRPEKRNAINDTLLLSLEAVFSTVPEGVKCAVLYAEGPHFSAGLDLSELQERDVIEGLHHSRMWHRVLDRIQFGTVPVVAVLKGACVGGGLEIASACHIRVAEQSTFYALPEGQRGIFVGGGASVRLPKLIGMARMADMMFTGRVISADEGIWMGLSQYLALDGDGLTKGIELATKIAQNAPMTNYALMHVLPRIADSTQSEGLLLESLMATIAQSSPEAKQRLRDFLEGRAKKVGE
- a CDS encoding feruloyl-CoA synthase; this translates as MSFKQIAFGPTKTHKTIHPDGSTRLRLDQPLGSYPEKLTEKLVYWAQIQPDHTFLARRDAFGEWVRYSYKQTLDAVRAIAQYLLDQKLGPDDTIVILSENSLEHALLALAAVHVGITYSPISPAYSLMSKDLGRLQHCLECMTPKVIFAQDSRVYSQALALAKSLFPEAVSSSTDSGSEINFAEILQTIPTPAVEQAFANVKADTVAKVLFTSGSTGLPKGVINTQQMWCANLQQITQVFPFMMTEPPVMIDWLPWNHTFGGNHNVGLALYNGGTLYIDDGKPTPAGIETTVKNLREISPTVYFNVPKGFEMLIPYFEREPRLRQTFFARMNMLFYAGASLAQPIWNRWEELAVETIGERIPIITGLGCTESGPSALFANWGGSFSGLLGVPVAGMDVKLVPDGDKLEARYKAPNVTPGYWRNAEATQKSFDEEGFYQTGDAVKFLDESNPDKGLVFDGRIAEDFKLSTGTWVNVGILKAKVIAAGSPIVQDVVIAGLDRHYVGAILFLNVDACRKQTNLGSEAAYADVLRHPTINDFVNELLIRLNQTAKGTSDRIERAVVALDPPSIDLGEITDKGSLNQRAILKYRTQLIDELYQPMNSAHFPKS